The Gemella haemolysans genome includes a region encoding these proteins:
- a CDS encoding KH domain-containing protein translates to MEELIYSIVSEIVEHKDEIKIEKFVKNAREHYILTVHPEDCGRIIGKKGTVINAIRTVLNSTTFSKKVYLDLVEE, encoded by the coding sequence ATGGAAGAATTAATTTATAGTATTGTTAGTGAAATCGTTGAGCATAAAGATGAAATCAAAATCGAAAAATTTGTTAAAAATGCACGCGAACACTACATTTTAACAGTTCACCCAGAAGATTGTGGGCGTATAATAGGGAAAAAAGGTACAGTGATTAACGCAATTCGTACTGTATTAAATTCAACAACATTTAGTAAAAAAGTTTACTTAGATTTAGTAGAAGAATAA
- the leuS gene encoding leucine--tRNA ligase, with translation MVYNHRVIEKKWQKYWDENKTFKTLDDHTKEKFYALDMFPYPSGAGLHVGHPEGYTATDILSRYKRANGYNVLHPMGWDAFGLPAEQYALDTGNDPRDFTKTNIDTFRRQIKELGFSYDWDREVNTTDPKYYKWTQWIFKKLYEKGLAYVDEVPVNWCPALGTVLSNEEVIDGKSERGGHPVERRPMRQWVLKITDYAEKLLADLDILDWPESLKAMQRNWIGKSVGAEIDFKIEGTDKAFTVFTTRADTVFGVSYCVLAPEHKLVEEIVTEGQRAAVEEYLDIVKRKSDLERTDLNKDKTGVFTGAYAINPVNGEKVELWIADYVLASYGTGAVMAVPAHDERDYEFATKFNLPIKAVIEDNGEVVVPFYGDGKHINSDFINGLNNEEAIAKVIEFLEGNKVGRSKVTYKLRDWLFSRQRYWGEPIPIIHWEDGTMTTVPDSELPLLLPETDNIKPSGTGESPLANIEEWLNVVDPETGKKGKRETNTMPQWAGSCWYYLRYIDPHNDEMFADPEKLKYWLPVDVYIGGAEHAVLHLLYARFWHKVLYDLGLVPSREPFQKLFNQGMILAEGKDGRPEKMSKSKGNVVNPDDIIVSHGADTLRVYEMFMGPLDASIAWSENGLDGSRRFLDRVYRLFVDEETGKVNDKVQDKDNAELEVSYNYTVKKVSEDIEILGFNTAISQLMVFVNDCYKAEYIPRKYALGFIQLLAPFAPHLAEEMWEVYGNTESISYVPWPTFDESKLVSDTVEIVVQLMGKVKAKLDVKKDLTPAELEQIVLANEEVKELIEGKQVMKVIVVPGRLVNIVAK, from the coding sequence ATGGTATATAACCACCGAGTTATAGAAAAAAAATGGCAAAAATATTGGGATGAAAATAAAACATTCAAAACATTAGATGATCATACAAAAGAGAAATTTTATGCATTAGATATGTTCCCTTATCCATCAGGAGCTGGACTTCACGTAGGTCACCCAGAAGGATATACGGCTACTGATATCTTAAGTAGATATAAAAGAGCTAATGGATACAATGTACTACATCCAATGGGATGGGATGCATTCGGATTACCAGCTGAGCAATATGCATTAGATACTGGTAATGACCCAAGAGACTTTACAAAAACTAATATCGACACGTTCCGTCGCCAAATAAAAGAATTAGGATTTTCTTATGATTGGGATCGTGAAGTAAATACAACAGATCCTAAGTATTACAAATGGACTCAATGGATCTTCAAAAAACTTTATGAAAAAGGACTTGCTTATGTTGATGAAGTACCTGTAAACTGGTGTCCAGCATTAGGAACAGTTCTTTCTAATGAAGAGGTTATTGATGGTAAATCTGAGCGTGGAGGACACCCTGTAGAGCGTCGTCCTATGCGTCAGTGGGTACTTAAAATTACTGATTACGCTGAAAAACTTCTTGCTGATTTAGATATTCTTGATTGGCCAGAAAGTCTTAAAGCTATGCAACGTAATTGGATTGGTAAATCTGTTGGTGCTGAGATTGATTTCAAAATTGAAGGAACTGACAAAGCATTCACAGTATTCACTACACGTGCTGATACTGTATTCGGTGTATCTTACTGTGTACTTGCACCTGAACACAAACTTGTTGAAGAAATCGTTACAGAAGGACAAAGAGCTGCTGTTGAGGAGTACCTTGATATCGTTAAACGTAAGTCTGACCTTGAAAGAACAGACCTTAACAAAGATAAAACAGGAGTATTCACAGGAGCTTATGCGATTAACCCTGTAAATGGTGAAAAAGTAGAACTTTGGATTGCGGACTACGTCCTAGCAAGCTACGGAACTGGAGCTGTTATGGCTGTTCCTGCGCATGATGAGCGTGATTATGAGTTTGCGACTAAGTTCAACCTACCGATCAAAGCTGTTATCGAAGATAATGGAGAAGTTGTTGTACCATTCTACGGTGATGGTAAACACATCAACTCTGATTTTATCAATGGATTAAATAACGAAGAAGCTATCGCAAAAGTTATTGAATTCTTAGAAGGAAATAAAGTTGGACGTAGTAAAGTTACCTACAAACTACGTGACTGGTTATTCTCAAGACAACGTTACTGGGGAGAACCAATTCCAATCATCCACTGGGAAGATGGTACTATGACTACTGTACCTGATAGTGAACTTCCATTATTACTTCCAGAAACTGACAACATTAAACCATCAGGAACTGGGGAATCTCCACTTGCGAATATCGAAGAGTGGTTAAATGTAGTAGATCCTGAAACTGGTAAAAAAGGTAAACGTGAAACTAACACAATGCCTCAATGGGCTGGTTCTTGTTGGTACTACTTACGTTACATTGATCCACACAATGATGAAATGTTTGCTGATCCAGAGAAATTAAAATACTGGTTACCTGTAGATGTTTATATCGGCGGAGCAGAGCATGCGGTACTTCACTTACTATATGCTCGTTTCTGGCACAAAGTACTTTACGATCTAGGTTTAGTACCAAGTCGTGAGCCATTCCAAAAACTATTTAACCAAGGTATGATTCTTGCTGAAGGTAAAGATGGTCGTCCAGAAAAAATGTCTAAATCTAAAGGTAATGTAGTTAACCCTGATGATATTATCGTATCTCACGGTGCTGATACATTACGTGTGTATGAAATGTTCATGGGGCCATTAGATGCTTCGATCGCATGGAGTGAAAATGGTCTAGATGGATCTCGTCGTTTCCTAGATAGAGTATACCGTCTATTCGTAGATGAAGAAACTGGTAAAGTAAATGACAAAGTTCAAGATAAAGATAATGCAGAATTAGAAGTAAGCTATAACTACACTGTTAAGAAAGTATCTGAAGATATCGAAATTCTAGGATTTAATACAGCTATTTCTCAACTTATGGTATTTGTAAATGACTGTTACAAAGCTGAATATATTCCTCGTAAATATGCGTTAGGATTTATCCAACTTCTTGCTCCATTTGCACCTCACCTTGCTGAAGAAATGTGGGAAGTTTATGGTAACACTGAATCAATCTCATACGTACCATGGCCAACATTTGATGAAAGTAAACTTGTAAGTGATACTGTAGAAATCGTAGTTCAACTTATGGGTAAAGTTAAGGCAAAATTAGACGTTAAGAAAGATTTAACACCAGCTGAATTAGAGCAAATCGTTCTAGCTAATGAAGAAGTAAAAGAATTAATCGAAGGAAAACAAGTTATGAAAGTAATCGTTGTTCCTGGAAGATTAGTTAATATCGTAGCTAAATAA
- a CDS encoding C39 family peptidase, with the protein MTKNKMKLGLSLLTVLATPIAVNAVVSNDAQAAQGWVKTGNAWYFYNQKGALVRNSWAGSYWLGADGKMATNAWVDNGRYYVGANGAWVKGSQNQATATQNQVTSKATKQGWVQSGNAWYYYNNRSLVVNKWVGNYWLGADGRMVTNAWVDNGRYYVGANGAWVKDAKRPEEKKQGWVKEANTWYYYNTDGTLARNKWAGNYWLGADGRMATNRWVDNNRYYVGNDGAWVKDAKRQEEKKTGWVKESNVWYYYNTDGTLARNKWAGNYWLGADGKMATNSWVDNGRYYVGSNGAWIPNYSKGDNKTTAALNMPQYYQGDYRWRNKRFGIGTMAQSGCAPTSLAMVFSGLGQKVLPTSVAETIYNHTNEMNVRELGTSGKGVVYAINAYGYSYSVITSKEQLIAALQSGKPVFAAVGNGIFARGGLTHAIVLSGYSNGKTKAMDPDNVNTTGRWYDVNTIWNQRSTDPYDTSIGGAFVQIG; encoded by the coding sequence ATGACGAAAAATAAAATGAAATTAGGATTAAGTTTATTGACTGTATTAGCTACACCAATTGCTGTCAATGCAGTAGTTAGCAATGACGCTCAAGCTGCACAAGGTTGGGTGAAAACTGGAAATGCATGGTATTTCTATAACCAAAAAGGAGCACTGGTAAGAAATTCATGGGCAGGAAGTTACTGGCTAGGTGCTGATGGAAAAATGGCGACAAATGCGTGGGTAGACAATGGTCGTTACTACGTAGGAGCAAACGGAGCGTGGGTAAAAGGATCTCAAAATCAAGCTACAGCAACTCAAAACCAAGTGACATCGAAAGCAACAAAACAAGGATGGGTGCAGTCAGGAAATGCTTGGTATTACTACAATAACCGAAGTCTAGTAGTAAATAAATGGGTAGGAAACTACTGGCTAGGAGCCGATGGAAGAATGGTGACAAATGCTTGGGTAGATAATGGTCGTTACTACGTAGGAGCAAATGGAGCATGGGTAAAAGATGCTAAGCGCCCAGAAGAGAAGAAACAAGGTTGGGTAAAAGAAGCGAACACATGGTACTACTACAACACAGATGGAACATTAGCGAGAAACAAATGGGCAGGAAACTACTGGCTAGGAGCCGATGGAAGAATGGCAACAAACAGATGGGTAGATAACAATCGTTACTATGTAGGAAATGATGGAGCATGGGTAAAAGATGCTAAACGCCAAGAAGAGAAGAAAACAGGTTGGGTAAAAGAATCCAACGTATGGTACTACTACAACACAGATGGAACACTAGCACGAAATAAATGGGCAGGAAACTACTGGCTAGGAGCTGATGGAAAAATGGCGACAAACAGCTGGGTAGATAATGGTCGTTATTATGTAGGAAGTAATGGAGCATGGATTCCTAATTATTCTAAAGGTGACAATAAAACTACGGCAGCTTTAAATATGCCGCAATACTATCAAGGAGACTACCGTTGGCGTAATAAAAGATTTGGTATTGGAACGATGGCACAAAGTGGATGTGCACCTACATCATTAGCAATGGTATTTAGTGGATTAGGGCAAAAAGTACTACCAACTTCAGTTGCTGAAACGATTTATAATCACACAAATGAAATGAACGTTAGAGAGTTAGGAACATCAGGTAAAGGGGTAGTATATGCTATCAATGCTTATGGATATAGTTATTCAGTTATTACTAGTAAAGAACAACTTATAGCTGCACTTCAAAGTGGAAAACCTGTATTCGCTGCTGTAGGAAATGGAATTTTTGCAAGAGGTGGATTGACTCATGCTATTGTTTTAAGTGGATATAGTAATGGTAAAACAAAAGCGATGGATCCAGATAATGTTAACACTACTGGAAGATGGTATGATGTTAATACTATTTGGAATCAAAGAAGTACAGACCCATATGATACTAGCATTGGTGGAGCATTTGTACAGATTGGTTAG
- a CDS encoding N-acetylmuramoyl-L-alanine amidase → MRKNKVKLGLSLLTVLATPIAVNAVASSDAQAAQGWVKTGNAWYFYNQKGTLVRNAWAGSYWLGADGKMATNAWVDNGRYYVGANGAWVKGAQNQATVTQNQVTSNATKQGWVQSGNAWYYYNNGSLVVNKWVGNYWLGADGRMATNSWVDNNRYYVGTDGAWVKDAKRPEEKKQGWVKEANTWFYYNIDGTLARNKWAGNYWLGADGRMATNSWVDNNRYYVGNDGAWVKDAKRQEEKKTGWVKEANTWYYYNTDGTLARNKWAGNYWLGVDGKMATNSWVDNGRYYVGSNGAWVKDASRDKNTKRAIFLDPGHGGSDSGAVANGVREKDLTLSVYNKVSSRLASLGYSVLTSRNTDKDVGLVSRADQANKSNADMFLSIHFNAGGRGASYGIETYYYKDRPEYTPAINKDKHNDPERLEKSRKLAQKIQQSLVSKTGAYDRGVKRETFAVLRETSIPSILVELGFIDNQEEVSKIKTNEYQEKLADGIVDGIVEYYK, encoded by the coding sequence ATGAGAAAAAATAAGGTTAAATTAGGATTAAGTTTATTAACAGTATTAGCTACACCAATTGCGGTTAATGCTGTAGCTAGTAGTGACGCTCAAGCTGCACAAGGTTGGGTGAAAACTGGAAATGCATGGTATTTTTATAATCAAAAAGGAACACTTGTAAGAAATGCATGGGCAGGAAGTTACTGGCTAGGAGCTGATGGAAAAATGGCGACAAATGCGTGGGTAGATAATGGTCGTTACTACGTAGGAGCAAACGGAGCGTGGGTAAAAGGAGCTCAAAATCAAGCTACAGTAACTCAAAACCAAGTGACATCGAACGCAACAAAACAAGGTTGGGTACAATCAGGAAATGCTTGGTATTACTACAATAACGGAAGTCTAGTAGTAAATAAATGGGTAGGAAACTACTGGCTAGGAGCTGATGGAAGAATGGCAACAAACAGCTGGGTAGATAACAATCGTTACTATGTAGGGACTGACGGAGCATGGGTAAAAGATGCTAAGCGCCCAGAAGAGAAGAAACAAGGTTGGGTAAAAGAAGCGAACACATGGTTCTACTACAACATAGATGGAACATTAGCGAGAAACAAATGGGCAGGAAACTACTGGCTAGGAGCCGATGGAAGAATGGCAACAAACAGTTGGGTAGATAATAATCGTTACTATGTAGGAAATGATGGAGCATGGGTAAAAGATGCTAAACGCCAAGAAGAGAAGAAAACAGGTTGGGTAAAAGAAGCAAACACATGGTACTACTACAATACTGATGGAACATTAGCACGAAATAAATGGGCAGGAAACTACTGGCTAGGAGTTGATGGAAAAATGGCAACAAACAGCTGGGTAGATAATGGTCGTTATTATGTTGGATCAAATGGAGCATGGGTAAAAGATGCATCAAGAGATAAAAACACTAAACGTGCTATTTTCTTAGATCCTGGGCATGGTGGAAGTGATTCAGGTGCAGTCGCTAATGGTGTAAGAGAAAAAGATTTAACCCTTAGTGTATATAATAAAGTGAGTAGCCGTCTTGCCTCTTTAGGTTATTCAGTATTAACAAGTAGAAATACTGATAAAGATGTAGGTTTAGTAAGTCGTGCTGATCAAGCTAATAAATCTAATGCGGACATGTTTTTAAGTATTCATTTTAATGCTGGAGGTAGAGGAGCTTCTTATGGTATAGAAACATATTATTATAAGGATCGTCCAGAGTATACTCCTGCTATAAATAAGGATAAACATAATGATCCGGAAAGATTAGAAAAGAGTAGAAAATTAGCGCAAAAAATACAACAAAGTCTAGTAAGTAAAACAGGAGCATACGATAGAGGTGTAAAAAGAGAAACATTTGCTGTCCTTCGTGAAACATCTATTCCTTCTATCTTAGTTGAATTAGGATTTATTGACAATCAAGAGGAAGTAAGCAAAATCAAAACTAATGAATATCAAGAAAAACTAGCTGATGGAATTGTAGATGGAATCGTAGAATACTACAAGTAA
- the galE gene encoding UDP-glucose 4-epimerase GalE: MTKKILVTGGAGFIGSHTCIELLNNGNEVVVVDNLYNANKKSLEVVERVTGKKVTFYEVDIRDEAKLDEVFEKEGNIYGVIHFAGLKAVGESCQLPLKYYDNNVAGTTTLCRVMEKHNCKNIIFSSSATVYGDPHALPIKEDFPLSVTNPYGRTKLILEEILGDVYAADNEWNVVLLRYFNPIGAHECGDIGEDPTGIPNNLLPYVMQVAVGKLEKVNVFGNDFDTHDGTGVRDYIHVVDLARGHVAALKKLEKGNGLSKYNLGTGIGYSVLDIIKSASAAVGRDLPYVIAPRRAGDIAACYADATKAKEELGWEAQYDVKRMCEDSWRWQSKHPNGFAE; the protein is encoded by the coding sequence ATGACTAAAAAAATACTTGTTACAGGTGGAGCAGGATTTATCGGATCACACACTTGTATAGAATTATTAAACAATGGAAATGAAGTAGTTGTCGTTGATAACTTATATAACGCAAATAAAAAAAGCTTAGAAGTTGTAGAAAGAGTAACTGGTAAAAAAGTAACTTTCTATGAAGTTGATATTCGTGATGAAGCTAAATTAGATGAAGTATTTGAAAAAGAAGGAAATATCTACGGAGTTATTCACTTCGCTGGATTAAAAGCAGTTGGTGAATCTTGCCAACTACCTTTAAAATACTATGATAACAATGTTGCTGGAACTACAACTTTATGTCGTGTTATGGAAAAACATAACTGTAAGAATATAATCTTCAGTTCATCAGCTACAGTATACGGAGATCCTCATGCATTACCAATTAAAGAAGATTTCCCATTATCTGTAACTAATCCATATGGACGTACTAAACTAATCTTAGAAGAAATCTTAGGAGATGTTTACGCAGCCGATAACGAATGGAACGTAGTACTACTTCGTTACTTCAATCCTATCGGGGCACATGAATGTGGGGATATTGGAGAAGATCCAACAGGAATTCCAAACAACCTACTTCCATACGTTATGCAAGTAGCTGTAGGAAAATTAGAAAAAGTTAATGTCTTCGGTAACGACTTCGATACACATGATGGTACTGGAGTACGTGACTATATCCACGTAGTAGACCTAGCTCGTGGTCACGTGGCAGCCCTTAAAAAATTAGAGAAAGGTAACGGACTATCTAAATATAACCTAGGAACAGGAATCGGATATTCTGTACTAGATATCATTAAGAGTGCTTCAGCAGCTGTTGGACGCGACTTACCTTACGTTATCGCACCACGTCGTGCTGGTGATATCGCAGCATGTTACGCTGATGCTACAAAAGCAAAAGAAGAACTTGGATGGGAAGCTCAGTACGATGTAAAACGTATGTGTGAGGACTCTTGGAGATGGCAAAGTAAACATCCAAACGGTTTTGCTGAATAA
- a CDS encoding C39 family peptidase: MKRRISMILVGSLLLTSFSDVKADLLKEQRDKVESFTSEDSIMNDATGKESVKPVKLPQYYQADARWGSKRYGISNMKISGCVPTSLSMVLSVLKEEVTPVQVADYIYNTSTEMNTMFVGTSSDGAAAAIEHWGCNYRVINSKDDLKAALKNGNIVFGSVGHGIFVKGYSTHAIILSGYQNGKTHAVDPDNPEKTNKWYNIDDIWSQRSMAPEDNSVGGPFMVISK; encoded by the coding sequence ATGAAGAGAAGAATAAGTATGATTCTTGTAGGTAGTTTATTGTTGACTAGTTTTAGTGATGTTAAAGCAGATTTACTAAAAGAACAAAGGGACAAAGTGGAGTCTTTTACTTCAGAAGATAGCATAATGAATGATGCTACAGGTAAAGAATCTGTGAAACCTGTGAAACTTCCTCAATATTATCAAGCGGATGCTAGGTGGGGATCTAAGAGATATGGTATATCTAATATGAAAATATCAGGATGTGTTCCTACATCTTTATCTATGGTGTTATCAGTATTGAAAGAAGAGGTTACACCTGTGCAGGTTGCTGATTATATTTATAATACGTCTACAGAAATGAATACTATGTTTGTAGGAACTTCTAGTGATGGAGCAGCTGCAGCAATTGAGCACTGGGGATGTAATTATCGTGTGATTAATTCTAAAGATGATTTAAAAGCAGCGTTAAAAAATGGAAATATTGTGTTTGGTTCTGTTGGTCATGGTATTTTTGTAAAAGGATATTCTACGCATGCAATTATTCTAAGTGGGTATCAAAATGGTAAGACTCATGCGGTAGATCCAGATAATCCAGAAAAAACTAATAAGTGGTACAATATTGATGATATTTGGAGTCAGCGTAGTATGGCACCAGAAGACAATTCTGTAGGTGGACCATTTATGGTGATATCTAAATAA
- a CDS encoding glycosyltransferase family 2 protein, producing the protein MLVSVVIGLLNEEKFLPRLIEDFKNQTYNHENIELIFIDGMSKDNSWAILQEFKESNHDFFNVVLLKNPKVILSAGMNVGIRAARGECILKVDCHSHITENFIENNVKVIESGEDVCGGPRPNIIENEDALSKTLLLVEENMFGSGIANYRKETSKKYVSSVFQGMYRKEIFDKIGLLDEQVGRVEDNELHYRIRKNGYKIRYSNDILSYQYTRPTVKRMLKQKYSNGYWIGKVSHVYPKAFSIFHFVPLVFVLGIIFSLLMLPLTKIFAILLGVSYGLFTVLVTIMTIINNKFNATLLLIPFLLFLVHFSYGWGTLVGLVKGFSWKKDYHSKSQ; encoded by the coding sequence ATGTTAGTTTCGGTTGTAATCGGACTTTTAAATGAAGAAAAATTTTTACCAAGATTAATTGAAGATTTTAAAAATCAAACATATAATCATGAGAATATCGAACTTATCTTTATTGATGGAATGTCGAAGGATAATAGCTGGGCTATTTTACAAGAATTTAAAGAGAGTAATCATGATTTCTTTAATGTAGTTTTACTGAAAAATCCTAAGGTTATTTTGTCAGCGGGTATGAATGTTGGGATTCGAGCTGCGAGGGGAGAATGTATACTTAAGGTAGATTGTCACTCACATATAACGGAGAATTTTATAGAAAATAATGTTAAAGTTATAGAAAGTGGAGAAGATGTTTGTGGTGGACCACGACCTAATATTATAGAAAATGAGGATGCTTTAAGTAAAACGCTGTTGCTAGTTGAAGAAAATATGTTTGGTAGTGGTATAGCTAATTATCGAAAAGAAACTTCTAAAAAATATGTAAGTTCTGTATTCCAAGGAATGTATCGAAAAGAAATTTTTGATAAGATAGGTTTATTAGACGAACAAGTTGGACGTGTAGAAGATAATGAATTGCATTACAGAATTAGAAAAAATGGTTATAAAATTCGATATAGTAATGATATATTATCATATCAATACACTAGACCTACTGTAAAAAGAATGTTAAAACAAAAGTATTCTAATGGGTATTGGATTGGTAAAGTGAGTCATGTATACCCTAAGGCTTTCTCAATTTTCCACTTTGTACCTTTAGTCTTTGTTTTAGGTATAATCTTTAGTTTGTTGATGTTACCATTAACGAAGATATTCGCAATACTTCTTGGAGTTTCCTATGGATTATTTACAGTTCTTGTTACAATTATGACTATAATTAATAACAAGTTTAATGCAACTTTATTATTAATTCCGTTTTTACTATTCTTAGTTCATTTTAGCTATGGATGGGGAACTTTAGTAGGGCTAGTAAAAGGATTTAGTTGGAAGAAAGATTATCATAGTAAGAGTCAATAG
- a CDS encoding glucosaminidase domain-containing protein, protein MRRNKLKLGLGVLTVLATPIAVNTVASNDAQAAQGWVRSGNAWYLYNQNGTLVRNAWAGNYWLGADGRMATNAWVDGGRYYVGSNGVWVKGAQHQTTASETKQGWTKVGNAWYFYNHGKVVANAWIGNYWLGADGRMATNAWVDGGRYYVGTDGAWVKGAQHTTTVKSGWVKEGYTWYYYKNGSVVRNAWAGNYWLGADGRMATNSWVDNNRYYVGNDGAWIKYYSNKSGWQKESGSWYYYKNGSVVRNAWAGNYWLGADGRMATNSWVDNNRYYVGTDGVWIKNYSNKSGWQKESGSWYYYKNGSVVRNAWAGNYWLGADGRMATNSWVDNNRYYVGNNGAWVKGEDRTASKSENATNTSYSGYYKVTSLYIPVYDANGRILSHVSKDTILFRDNRATANGRIPVQVAGITGYVNSGQVAAVNSSTTFIPDYVSDGKYVYHRYSAYNRVMVAYHNPNMQVGKSYYSADGINFGSFKLDHPFQFSNLKSRSNYTAADINRLYSLMGANDSKLAGKGATFKAAEQRYGVNALYLVAHSALESAWGRSKIAKDKNNFFGIAAYDSTPYTSATKFDDVDSGILGAARWIDRNYLSNTGYPANGAYLGNKARGMNVNYATAPYWGESIASIMFSANEKLGRKDR, encoded by the coding sequence ATGAGAAGAAATAAACTTAAATTAGGATTAGGAGTGTTAACAGTACTAGCTACACCGATCGCAGTTAATACAGTAGCAAGTAATGACGCTCAAGCAGCACAAGGCTGGGTAAGAAGTGGTAATGCCTGGTATCTTTATAATCAAAATGGAACATTAGTAAGAAACGCATGGGCAGGAAACTACTGGCTAGGAGCCGACGGAAGAATGGCGACAAACGCTTGGGTAGACGGAGGTCGTTACTATGTAGGAAGTAACGGAGTGTGGGTAAAAGGAGCTCAACACCAAACAACAGCGAGTGAAACTAAACAAGGTTGGACAAAAGTTGGTAATGCTTGGTACTTCTATAACCATGGGAAGGTCGTAGCGAATGCTTGGATAGGAAACTACTGGCTAGGAGCCGATGGAAGAATGGCGACAAATGCTTGGGTAGATGGAGGTCGTTACTATGTAGGAACTGACGGAGCATGGGTGAAAGGAGCTCAACATACTACAACAGTGAAAAGTGGTTGGGTGAAAGAAGGCTATACATGGTACTACTATAAAAATGGATCAGTAGTGAGAAATGCATGGGCAGGAAACTACTGGCTAGGAGCCGATGGAAGAATGGCAACAAATAGCTGGGTAGACAATAATCGTTACTATGTAGGAAATGATGGAGCATGGATTAAATACTATTCAAACAAGTCAGGATGGCAAAAAGAGAGTGGTTCTTGGTATTACTATAAAAATGGATCAGTAGTGAGAAATGCATGGGCAGGAAACTACTGGCTAGGAGCCGATGGAAGAATGGCAACAAACAGCTGGGTAGATAACAATCGTTACTATGTAGGAACTGATGGAGTATGGATTAAAAACTATTCAAACAAGTCAGGATGGCAAAAAGAGAGTGGTTCTTGGTACTACTATAAAAATGGATCAGTAGTGAGAAATGCATGGGCAGGAAACTACTGGTTAGGAGCCGATGGAAGAATGGCAACAAATAGTTGGGTGGATAACAATCGCTATTATGTAGGAAACAATGGAGCATGGGTAAAAGGAGAAGACAGAACAGCTTCTAAATCTGAGAATGCGACTAACACTTCTTATTCTGGATACTACAAAGTAACTTCACTATATATTCCTGTATATGATGCTAATGGTAGAATCTTATCTCACGTTTCAAAAGATACAATCTTATTTAGAGATAACAGAGCTACTGCGAATGGAAGAATCCCTGTACAAGTAGCTGGAATTACAGGTTATGTAAATTCAGGACAAGTTGCAGCTGTTAACTCTAGTACAACATTCATCCCTGACTATGTAAGTGATGGTAAATATGTATATCACAGATATTCAGCGTACAACAGGGTAATGGTAGCTTACCACAATCCAAATATGCAAGTAGGAAAATCTTATTATTCTGCTGATGGAATTAACTTTGGATCATTTAAATTAGATCATCCTTTCCAATTTTCTAATTTAAAATCAAGATCTAACTATACTGCTGCTGATATCAACAGATTGTATAGTTTGATGGGAGCTAATGATAGTAAGCTTGCTGGAAAAGGTGCTACATTTAAGGCTGCTGAACAAAGATATGGAGTTAATGCACTTTATTTAGTTGCTCATAGTGCCCTTGAGAGTGCATGGGGAAGAAGTAAAATAGCTAAAGATAAAAATAATTTCTTTGGAATTGCTGCTTACGATAGCACACCTTATACTTCTGCGACAAAATTTGATGATGTAGATAGCGGTATTCTAGGTGCAGCACGTTGGATTGACCGTAACTACTTAAGTAACACAGGATATCCAGCAAATGGTGCATACTTAGGAAATAAAGCACGAGGAATGAATGTTAACTATGCAACAGCTCCGTATTGGGGAGAATCTATTGCAAGTATAATGTTCAGTGCTAATGAAAAATTAGGAAGAAAAGATAGATAA